The proteins below are encoded in one region of Citrobacter enshiensis:
- the modE gene encoding molybdenum-dependent transcriptional regulator has protein sequence MQAEILLTLKLQQKLFADPRRISLLKHIALSGSISQGAKDAGISYKSAWDAINEMNLLSEQTLVERATGGKGGGGAVLTRYGQRLIQLYDLLAQIQQKAFDVLSDDDALPLNSLLAAISRFSLQTSARNQWFGTITSRDHDQVQQHVDVLLADGETRLKVAITAQSGERLGLNEGKEVLILLKAPWVGITQDDATAQAADNQLQGTISHIERGVEQCEVLMTLPDGQTLCATLPIEEAARLEQGANVTAWFNADNVIIATLC, from the coding sequence ATGCAAGCCGAAATCCTTCTCACCCTGAAACTTCAGCAAAAATTGTTTGCGGACCCACGACGCATTTCTCTGCTTAAGCACATTGCGCTTTCCGGCTCCATTAGTCAGGGAGCGAAAGATGCGGGCATCAGTTACAAAAGCGCCTGGGATGCAATTAACGAGATGAACCTACTCAGCGAGCAGACGCTCGTAGAGCGCGCAACGGGCGGGAAAGGCGGCGGTGGCGCGGTGTTGACGCGCTATGGTCAACGACTGATCCAGCTTTACGATTTGCTGGCGCAGATTCAGCAAAAAGCCTTCGATGTGCTGAGCGACGACGATGCTTTACCGCTCAATAGTCTGCTGGCGGCAATCTCCCGTTTTTCGCTGCAAACCAGCGCCCGCAACCAGTGGTTTGGCACGATCACCTCTCGCGATCACGATCAGGTACAGCAGCACGTCGACGTCCTGTTAGCGGACGGCGAAACGCGACTGAAAGTGGCGATCACCGCGCAAAGCGGCGAACGTCTGGGCCTGAATGAAGGTAAAGAAGTGCTGATCCTTCTGAAAGCCCCCTGGGTGGGTATTACCCAGGACGATGCCACCGCACAGGCAGCCGACAATCAGCTTCAGGGCACCATCAGCCATATCGAACGCGGCGTCGAACAGTGTGAAGTGCTGATGACGCTTCCGGATGGTCAGACTTTATGCGCGACACTGCCGATTGAAGAAGCGGCCAGACTGGAACAAGGCGCTAACGTGACGGCCTGGTTTAACGCGGACAACGTGATTATCGCTACGTTGTGCTAA
- a CDS encoding pyridoxal phosphatase, with protein MTARVIALDLDGTLLTPKKTLLPSSLEALSRAREAGYQLIIVTGRHHVAIHPFYQALALDTPAICCNGTYLYDYHAKSVLESDPMPVDQALQLIDMLDEHQIHGLMYVDDAMLYERPTGHVVRTTNWAQALPPEQRPTFTQVPSLAQAAHEVNAVWKFALTDEDIPKLQQFGQHVGQTLGLECEWSWHDQVDIARKGNSKGKRLTQWVEAQGGSMQDVIAFGDNFNDISMLEAAGTGVAMGNAEDAVKERANVVIGDNTTDSIAAFIYSHLL; from the coding sequence ATGACCGCTCGCGTGATTGCTCTGGATTTAGACGGTACCTTGCTGACCCCGAAAAAGACCTTGCTCCCCTCCTCTCTTGAGGCACTTTCGCGCGCCAGAGAAGCCGGGTATCAACTTATCATTGTCACCGGTCGCCATCACGTTGCGATTCACCCTTTTTATCAGGCACTGGCGCTGGATACACCTGCAATTTGCTGTAACGGCACCTATTTGTATGATTATCATGCAAAAAGTGTACTGGAATCGGATCCAATGCCAGTGGATCAGGCGCTGCAGTTAATCGATATGCTTGATGAGCACCAGATCCACGGGCTGATGTACGTTGATGATGCCATGCTCTATGAGCGCCCTACCGGGCACGTGGTGCGTACCACTAACTGGGCGCAAGCCCTGCCGCCGGAGCAACGCCCGACGTTTACTCAGGTGCCTTCGCTGGCACAGGCTGCACATGAGGTGAATGCCGTCTGGAAGTTCGCCCTGACTGACGAAGATATCCCTAAGTTGCAACAGTTTGGTCAGCACGTCGGACAGACTCTGGGTCTGGAGTGCGAATGGTCGTGGCACGATCAGGTCGATATTGCACGTAAAGGGAACAGCAAAGGGAAACGCCTGACGCAGTGGGTTGAGGCCCAGGGAGGCTCAATGCAAGACGTGATTGCATTCGGCGATAACTTTAACGATATCAGCATGCTGGAAGCCGCTGGCACCGGCGTCGCTATGGGCAATGCCGAGGACGCGGTGAAAGAACGGGCCAATGTTGTCATCGGCGACAACACCACCGACAGCATTGCGGCGTTTATCTATTCTCATCTGCTGTAA
- the modC gene encoding molybdenum ABC transporter ATP-binding protein ModC, producing MLELNFSQTLGTHCLTLNETLPASGITAIFGVSGAGKTSLINAISGLTRPQTGRIVLNGRVLNDVENGICLTPEKRRVGYVFQDARLFPHYKVRGNLRYGMAKSMAGQFDKLVALLGIEPLLDRLPGSLSGGEKQRVAIGRALLTAPELLLLDEPLASLDIPRKRELLPYLQRLAREIHIPMLYVSHSLDEILHLADKVMVLENGQVKAFGALEEVWGSNVMHPWLPQEQQSSILKVSVLEHHPHYAMTALALGDQHLWVSKLDEPLQTAMRIRIQASDVSLVLQPPQQTSIRNILRAKVAQCYDDKGQVEVQLEIGGKTLWARISPWARDELGIKPGLWLYAQIKSVSITA from the coding sequence ATGCTGGAACTCAACTTCTCCCAGACATTAGGCACACATTGCCTGACGCTCAACGAAACGTTGCCTGCCAGCGGGATCACCGCGATTTTTGGTGTTTCCGGCGCCGGGAAAACGTCGCTCATTAATGCCATCAGTGGTCTGACGCGCCCGCAAACCGGGCGCATTGTGCTCAACGGTCGGGTGCTGAACGATGTCGAAAACGGCATTTGTTTAACCCCGGAAAAACGGCGCGTGGGGTATGTTTTTCAGGATGCTCGCCTGTTCCCGCATTATAAAGTGCGCGGCAATCTTCGTTACGGTATGGCGAAAAGCATGGCCGGGCAGTTTGATAAACTGGTGGCCTTGTTAGGTATTGAACCGCTGCTGGACCGTTTGCCGGGAAGTCTCTCCGGCGGCGAGAAGCAACGCGTGGCCATCGGGCGGGCGTTGCTGACGGCGCCAGAACTGCTGTTGCTGGATGAACCGCTGGCCTCGCTGGATATTCCGCGTAAGCGCGAGCTGCTGCCTTATCTGCAACGCCTGGCGCGTGAAATCCATATTCCCATGCTGTATGTCAGCCACTCCCTTGATGAGATCTTGCACCTGGCGGATAAAGTCATGGTGCTGGAAAACGGTCAGGTGAAAGCCTTTGGCGCGCTGGAGGAGGTATGGGGAAGCAATGTCATGCATCCGTGGCTGCCGCAGGAGCAGCAGAGCAGTATTCTGAAAGTCAGCGTGCTGGAACACCATCCGCATTATGCGATGACGGCGCTGGCCCTCGGGGATCAGCATCTGTGGGTGAGCAAGCTTGATGAGCCGCTGCAAACCGCGATGCGCATTCGCATTCAGGCCTCGGATGTGTCACTGGTGCTGCAACCGCCGCAGCAAACCAGTATCCGTAATATTTTGCGGGCAAAAGTGGCGCAGTGTTATGACGACAAAGGACAGGTTGAAGTACAACTGGAGATTGGGGGCAAGACCCTGTGGGCGAGGATCAGCCCGTGGGCCAGGGATGAGTTAGGTATCAAACCTGGCCTGTGGCTGTATGCGCAAATCAAGAGCGTGTCAATTACCGCCTGA
- the modF gene encoding molybdate ABC transporter ATP-binding protein ModF: MSSLHISQGTFRLSDTKTLQLNTFTLNAGDSWAFVGANGSGKSALARALAGELPLLKGERQCGFTRRTRLSFEQLQQLVSDEWQRNNTDLLSPGEEDTGRTTAEIIQEEVKNPSRCAALAAQFGISGLLTRRFKYLSTGETRKTLLCQALMSEPDLLILDEPFDGLDVASRRQLADLLDTLHQSGYTLVLVLNRFDEIPDFVQFAGVLADCTLTETGEKSALLQQALIAQLAHSEQLAGMQLPEPDVPSARHTLPETEARIVLKDGVVSYNDRPILNRLSWQVNPGEHWQIVGPNGAGKSTLLSLVTGDHPQGYSNDLTLFGRRRGSGETLWDIKKHIGYVSSSLHLDYRVSTTLRNVILSGFFDSIGIYQAVSDRQRKLVQQWLDILGMDKRTADAPFHSLSWGQQRLALIVRALVKHPTLLILDEPLQGLDPLNRQLVRRFVDVLIGDGETQLLFVSHHAEDAPDCITHRLEFVSDGDGYRYRQTALH; this comes from the coding sequence ATGTCATCGTTGCATATTTCGCAAGGCACGTTTCGTCTGAGCGATACCAAAACGCTTCAACTGAACACGTTTACGTTGAATGCGGGTGATAGCTGGGCGTTTGTGGGCGCCAACGGCAGTGGAAAATCCGCGCTGGCGCGAGCACTGGCGGGTGAACTTCCCTTATTAAAAGGCGAACGCCAGTGCGGGTTTACGCGCAGGACTCGCCTCTCATTTGAACAGTTGCAGCAACTGGTCAGCGATGAATGGCAGCGGAACAACACCGATCTACTCAGCCCTGGCGAAGAGGATACCGGGCGCACAACGGCGGAAATTATCCAGGAAGAGGTCAAAAACCCCTCCCGTTGCGCGGCGCTCGCCGCGCAGTTTGGCATCTCCGGGTTACTCACCCGACGTTTTAAATACCTCTCCACCGGCGAAACGCGCAAAACCCTGCTCTGCCAGGCGCTGATGTCTGAACCCGATTTGCTGATCCTCGACGAGCCGTTTGACGGGCTTGATGTGGCTTCCCGCCGCCAGTTAGCGGACCTTCTCGACACCCTGCATCAATCGGGCTACACGCTCGTGCTGGTCTTAAACCGTTTCGATGAGATCCCTGACTTTGTGCAATTTGCTGGCGTCCTCGCAGACTGCACGCTGACAGAAACCGGCGAAAAATCCGCTCTGTTACAACAGGCGCTGATCGCCCAACTCGCCCACAGCGAGCAACTGGCTGGTATGCAATTACCGGAGCCCGATGTCCCCTCTGCACGCCACACCCTGCCGGAGACAGAGGCGCGGATTGTGCTGAAAGACGGCGTCGTTTCCTACAACGATCGCCCTATCCTCAACCGCCTGAGCTGGCAGGTAAATCCGGGTGAGCACTGGCAAATTGTTGGTCCTAACGGCGCAGGGAAATCGACGCTGCTCAGCCTGGTCACCGGCGATCATCCCCAGGGCTACAGCAACGATCTGACGCTGTTTGGCCGTCGTCGCGGCAGTGGTGAAACCCTGTGGGATATCAAAAAACACATTGGTTATGTCAGCAGCAGTCTGCACCTTGACTACCGTGTCAGTACCACGCTACGTAATGTGATCCTGTCAGGTTTTTTTGATTCTATAGGCATCTATCAGGCTGTCTCGGACAGGCAGCGCAAGCTGGTGCAGCAGTGGCTGGATATTCTTGGAATGGATAAGCGCACCGCCGACGCGCCGTTCCATAGCCTCTCCTGGGGACAACAGCGGCTGGCGCTGATTGTACGTGCGCTGGTGAAACACCCCACGCTGCTGATCCTCGATGAGCCACTGCAGGGGCTGGACCCGTTGAATCGTCAGCTTGTCCGCCGCTTTGTCGATGTGCTGATTGGTGACGGAGAAACCCAACTGCTGTTTGTCTCTCACCACGCCGAAGACGCGCCAGACTGCATCACCCATCGTCTGGAGTTTGTGTCGGATGGCGACGGGTATCGCTACCGGCAGACAGCACTGCATTGA
- a CDS encoding AcrZ family multidrug efflux pump-associated protein, whose amino-acid sequence MLELLKSLVFAVIMVPVVMAVILGMIYGLGEVFNIFSGIGKKDQPRQNH is encoded by the coding sequence ATGTTAGAGTTATTGAAAAGTCTGGTATTCGCCGTAATCATGGTACCTGTAGTCATGGCCGTCATCCTCGGAATGATCTACGGCCTGGGAGAAGTGTTCAACATTTTCTCCGGTATCGGTAAAAAAGACCAGCCCAGACAGAACCATTAA
- a CDS encoding putative acyl-CoA thioester hydrolase → MNTLSVSRLALALAFGVTLTACSSTPPDQIPSDQTAPGTSSRPILSANEAQNFVAAHYFASLTPNTAPWSPSSISLPAQPDFVVGPAGTQGVTHTTIQAAVDAAITKRTDKRQFIAIMPGEYQGTVYIPAAPGSLTLYGMGEKPIDVKIGYAIDGDMSIADWRRTVNPGGKYMPGKPAWYMFDSCQSQRNANIGVMCSAAFWSQNNGLQLQNLTIENNLGDSVDDGHHPAVALRTDGDKVQINNVNLLGRQNTFLVTNSSVQNRLQNDRQPRTLVTNSYLEGDVDIVSGRGAVVFDNTDFRVVNSRTQKEAYVFAPATLSNVFYGFLATNSRFTASGDNVAQLGRSLDVDTNTNGQVVIRDSVINEGFNMAKPWADTAIFKRPFTGNTGTMDDKGEVQRNLNDTNFNRLWEYNNRGLGSKVVAEPKQ, encoded by the coding sequence GTGAACACATTATCGGTTTCCCGTCTGGCGCTGGCACTGGCTTTTGGCGTGACGCTGACCGCCTGTAGCTCTACGCCGCCCGATCAAATCCCTTCCGATCAGACTGCGCCTGGAACATCCTCGCGTCCGATCCTGTCGGCGAATGAAGCACAGAACTTTGTTGCTGCTCATTATTTCGCTTCACTGACGCCGAATACGGCACCGTGGTCACCTTCTTCTATTTCTCTGCCAGCACAGCCTGACTTTGTGGTCGGCCCGGCAGGCACGCAGGGCGTCACGCATACGACGATTCAGGCTGCGGTAGATGCTGCAATTACCAAACGTACCGATAAGCGTCAGTTTATCGCGATCATGCCAGGCGAATATCAGGGTACCGTGTACATTCCGGCCGCACCTGGCAGCCTGACGCTGTACGGTATGGGCGAGAAGCCGATTGATGTGAAAATTGGATATGCCATTGACGGCGATATGAGCATTGCTGACTGGCGTCGTACGGTAAACCCAGGCGGTAAATATATGCCGGGTAAACCCGCGTGGTATATGTTTGACAGCTGCCAGAGCCAACGTAACGCGAACATTGGCGTCATGTGTTCAGCGGCTTTCTGGTCACAGAATAACGGCCTGCAATTGCAGAACCTGACTATCGAAAACAATCTCGGTGACAGCGTAGACGACGGTCACCACCCAGCCGTTGCCCTGCGCACCGACGGCGACAAAGTTCAGATCAACAATGTGAACCTTCTCGGTCGTCAGAACACCTTCCTGGTGACCAACAGCAGTGTGCAAAACCGTCTGCAAAACGATCGTCAGCCGCGCACGCTGGTAACCAACAGCTACCTTGAAGGAGACGTGGATATTGTTTCTGGTCGTGGTGCCGTGGTGTTTGACAACACGGACTTCCGCGTTGTGAACTCCCGTACCCAAAAAGAAGCCTACGTATTTGCCCCGGCAACGCTGTCCAACGTCTTCTACGGCTTCCTTGCCACCAACAGCCGTTTCACGGCAAGTGGCGACAATGTCGCGCAACTGGGCCGCTCGCTGGATGTCGATACCAACACCAACGGTCAGGTGGTGATCCGCGATAGCGTGATCAATGAAGGCTTTAATATGGCTAAACCGTGGGCCGATACCGCGATTTTTAAGCGCCCGTTTACAGGCAATACCGGCACAATGGATGATAAGGGTGAAGTTCAGCGCAACCTGAACGACACCAACTTCAACCGCCTGTGGGAGTACAACAACCGCGGGTTAGGCAGCAAAGTGGTTGCTGAGCCGAAGCAGTAA
- the pgl gene encoding 6-phosphogluconolactonase: MKQTVYTASPESQQIHVWSLNHEGVLTLVQVVDVPGQVQPMVVSPDKRYLYVGVRPEFRVLAYRIAPDDGSLTFAAQSALPGSPTHISTDRQGRFVFVGSYNAGNVSVTRLEDGLPVEVVDVVEGLEGCHSANISPDNRTLWVPALKQDRICLFTLSDDGKLVAQEPAEVTTVEGAGPRHMAFHPNQQYAYCVNELNSSVDVWELKDPHGNVECVQTLDMMPADFSDTRWAADIHITPDGRHLYACDRTASLITVFSVSEDGSVLTKEGFQPTETQPRGFNVDHQGKYLIAAGQKSHHIAVYDIVGEQGLLSEKARYAVGQGPMWVVVNAY; the protein is encoded by the coding sequence ATGAAGCAAACAGTTTATACCGCCAGCCCTGAAAGCCAGCAAATTCACGTCTGGAGCCTGAATCATGAAGGCGTGTTGACGCTTGTGCAGGTGGTTGACGTACCCGGCCAGGTTCAGCCGATGGTGGTCAGTCCGGATAAGCGTTATCTCTACGTTGGCGTGCGTCCGGAGTTTCGCGTACTGGCGTATCGCATTGCGCCAGACGACGGTTCACTGACGTTTGCAGCACAGTCCGCATTGCCGGGCAGTCCGACGCATATTTCCACCGATCGCCAGGGCCGCTTTGTCTTTGTTGGATCTTACAATGCCGGAAACGTCAGCGTGACGCGTCTGGAAGATGGGCTGCCTGTTGAGGTAGTGGATGTCGTTGAAGGGCTCGAGGGATGCCACTCTGCGAATATCTCGCCGGATAATCGTACCTTGTGGGTTCCGGCGCTCAAACAGGATCGCATTTGCCTGTTTACGCTCAGCGACGACGGCAAGCTGGTAGCGCAGGAACCGGCGGAAGTGACGACGGTTGAAGGCGCAGGCCCGCGCCATATGGCATTCCACCCGAACCAGCAATACGCCTACTGCGTGAATGAGCTGAACAGTTCCGTGGATGTCTGGGAACTCAAAGATCCTCATGGCAACGTGGAGTGTGTACAAACGCTGGATATGATGCCTGCTGATTTCTCCGACACACGCTGGGCGGCAGACATTCACATTACGCCGGATGGCCGTCATCTGTATGCCTGCGATCGTACTGCCAGTCTGATCACGGTGTTCAGCGTTTCTGAGGATGGTAGCGTGCTGACCAAAGAAGGCTTCCAGCCGACGGAAACCCAGCCGCGTGGCTTCAATGTTGATCATCAGGGGAAATATCTGATCGCCGCCGGGCAAAAGTCACATCATATTGCGGTGTATGACATTGTCGGAGAGCAGGGGCTGCTAAGCGAAAAAGCGCGCTATGCGGTGGGTCAGGGGCCAATGTGGGTGGTGGTTAACGCGTACTAA
- the hutG gene encoding formimidoylglutamase has translation MTQWQPTPRSLWQGRDDRAEAANALRLFQTITLSPTFSPSSYPQNIALLGFACDEGVKRNQGRPGAAGAPDALRKALANLAAHQGHDRLVDLGNIIAQAPDLEAAQHALRDAVRQCQQANMRTLVLGGGHETAFGHGAGVLDAFPDARIGILNLDAHLDLRQAERATSGTPFRQLAQLCEAQERGFHYACFGVSRAANTAALWDEAQRRKVMVVEDLDCGDAQSQLSQFIASVDKIYLTIDLDVLPVWEMPAVSAPAALGVPLATVMRLVEPVCRSGKLQAVDMVEFNPRFDDDGKAARVAARLGWQIAHWWH, from the coding sequence ATGACGCAATGGCAACCGACTCCTCGTTCTTTGTGGCAGGGGCGTGACGACCGCGCTGAAGCCGCCAATGCGCTTCGCCTGTTCCAGACAATCACGCTCAGCCCGACATTCTCCCCATCCTCATACCCGCAGAACATCGCGTTACTGGGGTTTGCCTGCGATGAAGGCGTAAAGCGTAATCAGGGGCGTCCTGGTGCGGCGGGCGCACCGGATGCGCTGCGAAAAGCGCTGGCGAATCTGGCGGCGCATCAGGGGCATGACCGGCTGGTGGATTTAGGTAATATCATCGCGCAGGCCCCCGATCTGGAAGCGGCACAACACGCCTTGCGTGACGCCGTACGACAGTGTCAGCAGGCCAATATGCGTACCCTGGTGTTAGGCGGTGGGCATGAAACCGCATTTGGTCATGGGGCTGGCGTTCTGGATGCGTTCCCGGATGCGCGCATTGGGATCCTCAATCTGGATGCGCATCTGGATCTTCGCCAGGCGGAAAGGGCAACGTCCGGCACGCCGTTTCGGCAACTGGCCCAGCTCTGCGAGGCGCAGGAGCGCGGGTTTCATTATGCCTGCTTTGGCGTGAGTCGGGCGGCAAATACCGCTGCCCTGTGGGATGAAGCGCAACGGCGTAAGGTGATGGTCGTTGAGGATCTGGACTGCGGCGACGCACAATCACAGCTGTCGCAGTTTATCGCCAGCGTGGACAAAATCTATCTGACTATCGATCTCGACGTGCTTCCGGTCTGGGAAATGCCTGCGGTTTCCGCCCCCGCCGCACTGGGGGTGCCGCTGGCCACTGTGATGCGTCTGGTGGAACCTGTTTGTCGAAGCGGTAAACTCCAGGCGGTGGATATGGTTGAATTTAACCCCCGCTTTGACGATGATGGCAAAGCAGCGCGAGTTGCGGCGCGGCTTGGCTGGCAAATCGCGCACTGGTGGCACTAA
- the hutI gene encoding imidazolonepropionase, with the protein MRQLLPDDVIWRNVRLATMDPERNTPYGMVEGHALVVRQGNILDIVPESSLDAVQGKTFDMQGRLVTPGLVDCHTHLIFGGNRAAEWEQRLNGVSYQQISAQGGGINSTVAATRKASADDLLAIARARMARLVKEGVTLLEIKSGYGLDLPTEEKMLQVIAALASENTVEISPTLLAAHATPAEYRDDPDGYITQVCESMLPLLWEKGLFETVDLFCESVGFNLAQSERVFQAAQALGIPVRGHVEQLSLLGGAQLVSRYHGLSADHIEYLDEAGVAAMRQSGTVGVLLPGAFYFLKETQRPPVELLRRYQVPMAVATDFNPGTSPFISLHLAMNMACVQFGLTPEEAWAGVTRHAARALGRQATHGQLKAGYVADFVVWDAALPVEILYEPGRNPLYQRVFRGQIK; encoded by the coding sequence ATGCGGCAACTTTTACCTGATGACGTTATCTGGCGTAATGTCCGGCTGGCGACCATGGATCCCGAACGCAACACGCCGTATGGCATGGTAGAGGGTCATGCGCTGGTGGTGCGTCAGGGCAACATACTGGACATTGTCCCCGAGTCATCATTAGACGCGGTACAGGGCAAGACGTTTGATATGCAGGGTCGTCTGGTCACGCCGGGATTGGTAGACTGCCATACGCACCTGATCTTTGGCGGCAACCGCGCCGCAGAATGGGAACAGCGGCTGAACGGGGTTTCGTATCAACAGATTAGCGCGCAGGGCGGCGGTATTAATTCGACCGTGGCGGCGACGCGAAAAGCCTCCGCTGACGATCTGCTTGCCATCGCACGGGCCAGAATGGCGCGTCTTGTGAAAGAAGGCGTCACGCTGCTGGAGATAAAGTCTGGCTACGGTCTGGATTTACCCACAGAAGAGAAGATGCTGCAGGTTATCGCGGCGCTGGCGTCTGAGAACACCGTGGAAATTAGCCCGACGTTACTGGCGGCGCACGCCACGCCAGCGGAATATCGCGACGATCCTGATGGTTACATTACGCAGGTGTGCGAGTCGATGCTTCCTCTGTTATGGGAAAAGGGGCTGTTTGAGACCGTGGATCTGTTCTGTGAAAGCGTCGGTTTTAACCTGGCGCAAAGCGAGCGTGTTTTTCAGGCCGCGCAGGCGCTAGGGATCCCGGTTAGGGGCCACGTTGAGCAACTCTCTTTGCTGGGCGGCGCGCAGTTGGTCAGCCGCTATCACGGTCTGTCTGCCGATCATATCGAATATCTGGACGAAGCGGGCGTGGCGGCGATGCGCCAAAGCGGTACCGTTGGCGTCCTGCTGCCGGGGGCGTTTTATTTTCTCAAAGAGACGCAGCGTCCGCCGGTTGAACTGCTGCGCCGCTACCAGGTGCCGATGGCCGTCGCCACCGATTTTAACCCGGGCACCAGCCCGTTCATTAGTCTGCATCTGGCGATGAACATGGCCTGCGTTCAGTTTGGTTTAACGCCGGAAGAGGCATGGGCAGGCGTCACACGCCATGCTGCGCGCGCGCTTGGGCGACAGGCAACGCATGGGCAGCTCAAAGCGGGCTATGTGGCTGATTTTGTGGTCTGGGATGCGGCGCTTCCGGTTGAAATCCTGTACGAGCCGGGCCGTAACCCGCTGTATCAACGCGTTTTCAGAGGGCAGATAAAATGA
- the modA gene encoding molybdate ABC transporter substrate-binding protein, with amino-acid sequence MARTWLRLFAGATLTLTVAGQTLADEGKIIVFAAASLTNAMQDIAAQYKKEKNVDVVSSFASSSTLARQIEAGAPADLFISADQKWMDYAVDKKAIDTGSRQTLLGNSLVVVAPQASEQKAFTIDSKTPWTQLLNGGRLAVGDPEHVPAGIYAKEALQKLGAWDTLAAKLAPAEDVRGALALVERNEAPLGIVYGSDAVASKGVKVVSTFPEDSHKKVEYPVAIVDGHKNATVSAFYDYLKGPQASDIFKRYGFTTK; translated from the coding sequence ATGGCTCGTACATGGTTACGCCTGTTTGCCGGGGCAACATTAACTTTAACCGTTGCTGGTCAAACGCTGGCGGATGAAGGGAAAATCATCGTCTTTGCGGCGGCGTCACTGACCAACGCGATGCAGGATATTGCCGCACAGTACAAAAAAGAGAAGAACGTTGACGTCGTCTCTTCTTTTGCGTCTTCTTCAACGCTGGCACGCCAGATTGAGGCGGGCGCGCCTGCCGATCTGTTTATCTCTGCCGATCAGAAATGGATGGATTACGCCGTAGATAAAAAAGCGATAGATACCGGTTCGCGTCAAACGCTGCTGGGTAACAGCCTGGTGGTTGTCGCGCCGCAAGCAAGCGAGCAGAAAGCATTCACCATCGACAGCAAAACCCCCTGGACGCAACTGCTGAACGGCGGACGTCTGGCCGTTGGCGACCCCGAGCACGTTCCTGCTGGCATCTACGCTAAAGAGGCGCTGCAAAAACTGGGCGCATGGGATACTCTGGCGGCGAAACTGGCACCGGCTGAAGATGTTCGCGGCGCGCTGGCGTTAGTGGAACGTAACGAAGCGCCGCTGGGGATTGTTTACGGCTCTGATGCTGTTGCCAGTAAAGGTGTGAAGGTAGTGAGTACCTTCCCGGAAGATTCACATAAAAAAGTAGAATATCCGGTAGCGATTGTCGATGGACACAAAAACGCCACGGTCAGCGCGTTCTATGACTACCTGAAAGGACCGCAGGCTTCTGACATTTTTAAACGTTATGGATTTACGACGAAGTAA
- the modB gene encoding molybdate ABC transporter permease subunit: protein MILTDPEWQAVLLSLKVSSLAVLFSLPFGIFFAWLLVRCTFPGKALLDSVLHLPLVLPPVVVGYLLLVAMGRRGFIGQWLYDVFGITFAFSWRGAVLAAAVMSFPLMVRAIRLALEGVDVKLEQAARTLGAGRWRVFLTITLPLTLPGIIVGTVLAFARSLGEFGATITFVSNIPGETRTIPSAMYTLIQTPGGESAAARLCLISIVLALISLLVSEWLARISRERTGR, encoded by the coding sequence ATGATACTGACCGATCCAGAATGGCAGGCTGTCTTACTGAGCCTGAAAGTCTCTTCCCTGGCCGTGCTGTTTAGCCTGCCGTTTGGGATCTTTTTTGCCTGGTTACTTGTCCGGTGCACGTTTCCAGGCAAAGCCCTGCTCGATAGCGTACTGCATCTTCCGTTGGTGTTACCGCCCGTGGTGGTGGGGTATCTCCTGCTGGTTGCGATGGGGCGACGCGGATTTATCGGCCAGTGGCTGTATGATGTGTTCGGCATCACTTTTGCATTTAGCTGGCGCGGCGCGGTGCTGGCGGCCGCCGTCATGTCCTTCCCGTTGATGGTGCGGGCCATTCGCCTGGCGCTGGAGGGGGTAGATGTCAAACTGGAACAGGCCGCCCGTACGCTCGGCGCAGGCCGTTGGCGCGTGTTTCTGACCATTACGTTACCGCTCACTCTGCCGGGTATCATTGTTGGTACGGTGCTGGCGTTTGCCCGTTCGCTCGGCGAGTTTGGTGCAACCATTACCTTTGTTTCCAATATCCCCGGTGAAACGCGCACCATTCCGTCCGCGATGTATACCCTGATCCAGACGCCCGGAGGGGAAAGCGCGGCGGCGAGACTGTGTCTGATTTCCATCGTGCTGGCGCTGATTTCCCTGTTGGTTTCGGAATGGCTGGCTCGTATTAGCCGTGAACGGACGGGGAGATAA